One window of Mycoplasma cottewii genomic DNA carries:
- a CDS encoding DnaD domain protein: MEVLKKGFKYSVDTPPILDAEEYKTLTCLYQPLIGAKTVSLFLTLIQEHMITSKLKNQGLDEERLCSITQMTHKEIVDALDILNALNLVRVYVKKDQSKLVKFQIISPLKSKDFFNNEYLNNLLEKTLDEQNYEITKFMLKGVNKINQDEFEEVHIDFADIIDYSFMNDSKKYKTSLKVNSSNCEKLKEVLDLNYIDTKLKEQNINIDLCSENLAKILVDVLIIKKLTENEVILLINNSYDFDKKSIDLILLERELISLVTSEKQKNKTNTKKTKNQQNMIQIIDNMHWNDYCKAKYKIDLSDWAHAIDNIKNTYKFNDGIINCLIDFSYKKNNGSIVVKYIQKIAKTLYEKNIKSTEKTMTYLKKIKNSSSQVDKTIQTNDLLESNLTNDFLNEQLSQNTTIFEELEALL, from the coding sequence ATGGAAGTTTTAAAAAAAGGCTTTAAATATTCAGTAGATACTCCGCCGATTCTAGATGCTGAAGAATACAAAACCTTAACATGTTTATATCAACCATTAATTGGAGCTAAAACAGTTAGTTTATTTTTGACATTGATTCAAGAACATATGATCACTTCTAAATTAAAAAATCAAGGATTAGACGAAGAAAGGTTATGTAGCATTACTCAAATGACTCATAAAGAAATTGTTGATGCTTTAGATATTTTAAACGCATTAAATCTTGTTAGAGTTTATGTTAAAAAAGATCAATCAAAACTAGTTAAATTTCAAATAATTTCTCCTTTAAAAAGTAAAGACTTTTTTAATAATGAATATTTAAATAATTTATTAGAAAAAACTTTAGATGAACAAAATTATGAAATTACTAAGTTTATGTTAAAAGGTGTTAATAAAATTAATCAAGATGAATTTGAAGAAGTTCATATTGATTTTGCTGATATTATTGATTATTCTTTTATGAATGATTCTAAAAAATATAAAACAAGCTTAAAAGTTAATTCATCAAATTGTGAAAAATTAAAAGAAGTTTTAGATTTAAATTATATTGATACTAAATTAAAAGAACAAAATATTAATATAGATCTATGTTCTGAAAATCTTGCAAAAATACTTGTTGATGTTTTAATTATTAAAAAATTAACTGAAAATGAAGTAATTTTATTAATTAATAATTCATATGATTTTGATAAAAAATCAATTGATTTAATCTTACTTGAAAGAGAATTAATTTCTTTAGTTACAAGTGAAAAACAAAAAAATAAAACTAATACTAAAAAAACTAAAAACCAACAAAACATGATTCAAATCATTGATAACATGCATTGAAATGATTATTGTAAAGCTAAGTATAAAATTGATCTATCAGATTGAGCTCATGCTATTGATAATATTAAAAACACATACAAATTTAATGATGGAATTATTAATTGTTTAATTGATTTTAGTTATAAAAAAAATAATGGATCTATTGTAGTTAAATATATTCAAAAAATAGCTAAAACTTTATATGAAAAAAATATAAAAAGCACTGAAAAAACAATGACTTACTTGAAAAAGATCAAAAATAGTTCTAGTCAAGTTGATAAAACAATTCAAACAAACGATCTATTAGAATCTAATTTAACAAATGATTTTTTAAATGAACAATTATCTCAAAATACAACTATTTTCGAAGAACTTGAAGCACTTTTATAG
- the rsmD gene encoding 16S rRNA (guanine(966)-N(2))-methyltransferase RsmD, whose translation MHIIAGKYKKMKLKTLDSRQTRPTLTRIKEDMFNILNNYFIFENKTSLDLFAGSGSLSIEALSWGVRYAIINDNSKHAIEIIKQNLSRIDKSDYVLYQNDYLQLLELLKVMNQKVDLVFLDPPFAHENYMDYYYEIINYLIDNNILNPWAIIVCEAGEKLDLEKLSKLELLRFKDCKNKFLYFLRWGEE comes from the coding sequence ATGCATATAATAGCTGGTAAGTATAAAAAGATGAAGCTAAAAACTTTAGATTCTCGCCAAACGCGACCAACGCTTACAAGAATAAAAGAAGATATGTTTAACATTTTAAATAACTATTTTATTTTTGAAAATAAAACTAGTTTAGATTTATTTGCAGGTAGTGGATCGTTGTCAATTGAAGCTTTAAGCTGAGGTGTGAGATATGCTATAATCAATGACAATAGCAAGCACGCAATTGAGATAATAAAACAAAATTTATCTAGAATTGATAAATCAGATTATGTGTTATATCAAAATGATTATCTACAGCTTTTAGAACTATTAAAAGTAATGAATCAAAAAGTTGATCTAGTGTTTTTAGACCCACCGTTTGCTCATGAAAATTACATGGATTATTATTATGAAATTATTAATTATTTAATAGATAACAATATTTTAAATCCTTGAGCAATTATAGTTTGTGAAGCTGGTGAAAAATTAGATTTAGAGAAATTATCTAAACTAGAATTATTACGTTTTAAAGATTGCAAAAATAAATTTTTATACTTTTTAAGATGAGGAGAAGAGTAG
- a CDS encoding ATP-binding protein, producing MQLEKYKNNKKINSLIIESQKSQTPITDEVLLKNQDILDDFLLFYKECDINKECVQNPKGNQVNIVFENGRFYIQNTACVHKLQQQELDKIINNYLYTDFDVKDFSIVAKDYYFSELTNQEFNLLTNNEKKEKAKILKYALENQKKGNYKGIYLYGAPGVGKTYIFKILANTFASKDYKVVFCTLRSVIDKVRRSFNATSKKGIEIVENLKNVDVLFLDDIGGENLSSWSRDDFLFEVLNYRMENKKMTFFTSNFSIKQLKENLRIKTTNKKYADNIDPSVEDIKIERIVSRIKTLAFEKEIKWKVKRNSQ from the coding sequence ATGCAACTAGAAAAATATAAGAATAATAAAAAAATAAATAGTTTAATCATTGAATCGCAAAAAAGTCAAACACCTATCACTGATGAAGTGCTTTTAAAAAATCAAGATATATTAGATGATTTTTTATTATTTTATAAAGAGTGCGATATTAACAAAGAATGTGTGCAAAATCCTAAGGGTAATCAAGTAAATATTGTTTTTGAAAATGGTCGTTTTTATATTCAAAATACCGCTTGTGTTCATAAACTTCAACAACAAGAATTAGATAAAATTATAAACAATTATTTATATACTGATTTTGATGTTAAAGATTTTTCTATAGTTGCAAAAGATTATTATTTTAGTGAATTAACAAATCAAGAATTTAATTTATTAACTAATAATGAAAAAAAAGAAAAAGCAAAGATTTTAAAATACGCTTTAGAAAATCAAAAAAAAGGTAATTATAAAGGTATTTATTTATATGGTGCTCCTGGAGTTGGTAAAACTTATATTTTTAAAATCCTAGCCAATACTTTTGCATCTAAAGATTATAAAGTTGTGTTTTGTACATTAAGATCAGTTATTGATAAAGTAAGAAGATCTTTTAATGCAACAAGTAAAAAAGGAATAGAAATCGTTGAAAATTTAAAAAATGTTGATGTGTTATTTTTAGATGATATTGGTGGAGAAAACTTATCATCTTGATCACGCGATGACTTTTTATTTGAAGTATTAAACTATAGAATGGAAAATAAAAAAATGACATTCTTTACTTCTAATTTTTCAATTAAACAACTAAAAGAAAACTTAAGAATTAAAACTACTAATAAAAAGTACGCTGATAATATAGATCCATCAGTTGAAGATATTAAAATTGAAAGAATTGTTTCAAGAATTAAAACACTAGCATTCGAAAAAGAAATTAAATGAAAAGTTAAGAGAAATTCTCAATAA
- the def gene encoding peptide deformylase, whose amino-acid sequence MDIKKDLLQNDRPSNSWLFKDTNKEVIRNTCKQIKDPTNLTQEEELVMKKLIDFVVVSQDENENKKDSDDYLRPAVGLAAPQIGSNIDMFYVRFNWDEDDIEEYAMINTKLISKSSQIVALKDGEGCLSVDQDHTGIVPRSYKIVVEGYDWLTKQYLTLTLRGYHAIVFQHEMEHNIGKLYYDRINKQDPMFSKDDWILL is encoded by the coding sequence ATGGATATTAAAAAGGATTTATTACAAAACGATAGGCCTTCAAATTCTTGATTGTTTAAAGATACAAATAAAGAAGTGATTAGAAATACTTGTAAACAAATTAAGGATCCTACAAATCTAACTCAAGAAGAAGAATTAGTTATGAAAAAATTAATTGATTTTGTTGTAGTTAGTCAAGATGAAAATGAAAATAAAAAAGATTCAGATGATTATTTAAGACCAGCAGTTGGATTGGCTGCCCCTCAAATCGGATCAAATATTGATATGTTTTATGTTAGATTTAATTGAGATGAAGATGATATTGAAGAATATGCAATGATTAATACAAAACTTATTTCAAAATCATCTCAAATTGTAGCTTTAAAAGATGGAGAAGGTTGTTTAAGTGTCGATCAAGATCACACTGGAATTGTACCTAGATCTTATAAAATAGTTGTTGAAGGTTATGATTGATTAACTAAACAATATCTGACTTTAACTTTAAGAGGGTATCATGCAATAGTGTTTCAACATGAAATGGAACATAATATTGGAAAACTATATTATGATCGAATCAATAAACAAGATCCTATGTTTTCAAAAGATGATTGAATACTTTTATAA
- the gmk gene encoding guanylate kinase encodes MASKKGKMIIISGPSGVGKGSVNSVLLNNPDLKLKYSVSMTTREPRVGEVDGVNYFFVTKEEFATAIVNNELIEYAQFVGNSYGTPRKYVEQELEKGYNVILEIEVDGATQVLNKEGNTLSIFLMPPTLNDLAQRIRGRQTETEDKVKARLDKALLEIPLKHNYQYVIENDSVDNAVAKITDVLHLEGLTNIKGPTVYERLEKIVEEIVKENYMYFVNNWETNVKLLARNEKEKQEAKKFDAEKYLIKLLTRKVYHKVLGHGDFSKLLDKEFVDFKIQKLMFKINFFSIEQKHHNDEF; translated from the coding sequence ATGGCTAGTAAAAAAGGCAAAATGATTATTATTTCAGGACCAAGTGGAGTTGGTAAAGGTTCAGTAAATTCAGTATTATTAAACAATCCAGATTTAAAATTAAAATATTCAGTTTCAATGACAACACGTGAACCTAGAGTTGGTGAAGTTGATGGAGTTAATTACTTTTTTGTTACTAAAGAAGAATTTGCAACAGCAATTGTTAATAATGAATTAATTGAATATGCTCAATTTGTTGGTAATTCTTATGGAACACCTAGAAAATATGTTGAACAAGAACTAGAAAAAGGTTATAACGTAATTTTAGAAATTGAAGTAGATGGAGCTACTCAAGTTTTAAATAAAGAAGGAAACACTTTATCAATATTTTTAATGCCTCCAACATTAAATGATTTAGCTCAAAGAATTAGAGGAAGACAAACTGAAACTGAAGATAAAGTTAAAGCAAGACTAGATAAAGCTTTATTAGAAATTCCTTTAAAACACAACTATCAGTATGTAATTGAAAATGATAGTGTTGATAATGCTGTTGCTAAAATTACTGATGTTTTACACTTAGAAGGATTAACTAATATTAAAGGTCCTACAGTTTATGAAAGATTAGAAAAAATAGTTGAAGAAATTGTAAAAGAAAATTACATGTATTTTGTAAACAACTGAGAAACAAACGTTAAATTACTTGCAAGAAATGAAAAAGAAAAACAAGAAGCTAAAAAATTTGACGCAGAAAAATATTTAATCAAACTTTTAACTCGTAAGGTTTATCATAAAGTTTTAGGTCATGGAGATTTTTCTAAATTATTAGATAAAGAATTTGTTGATTTTAAAATTCAAAAATTAATGTTTAAGATTAATTTCTTTAGTATCGAACAAAAACACCACAATGATGAATTCTAG